Proteins encoded in a region of the Rutidosis leptorrhynchoides isolate AG116_Rl617_1_P2 chromosome 9, CSIRO_AGI_Rlap_v1, whole genome shotgun sequence genome:
- the LOC139866746 gene encoding uncharacterized protein isoform X2, with protein MRHLTLRILNGICIKHIFDYKLQRNYHFVGREQERNKFIITLLVVVATHGREMNLLAYEKKDGSYVTDMSRELMEKARDEVLKRVKVLADNSEPMNLEKQTDIARDVMTELMGPNKPGRAHFHGAGVTKSQVTKFGCDLRKLRGDVVTKENRFLLEKVNSQNKQIEMQSKMIEVQNVQMRIMERKVDECTGELRLFRSAFQGVCNGSTSGDMFFTSPHATEVIS; from the exons ATGCGCCACCTAACTTTACGGATTCTCAATGGAATTTGTATAAAACACATCTTCGATTACAAACTACAAAG GAACTATCACTTCGTGGGAAGAGAGCAAGAGCGGAACAAATTCATAATCACACTACTGGTGGTTGTAGCTACGCACGGAAGAGAGATGAATTT ACTTGCTTatgaaaagaaagatgggtcttatGTTACAGACATGTCGAGAGAGCTTATG GAAAAAGCAAGAGATGAAGTTTTAAAAAGAGTGAAAGTCTTGGCAGATAATTCTGAACCAATGAATCTTGAAAAACAGACAGACATTGCAAGAGATGTGATGACGGAACTTATGGGTCCAAATAAGCCTGGACGGGCCCATTTTCATGGAGCTGGAGTAACGAAATCACAAGTGACTAAATTTGGGTGTGATTTGAGAAAATTGAGAGGTGACGTTGTCACGAAAGAAAACCGTTTTCTATTGGAGAAAGTGAATTCTCAGAATAAACAAATTGAAATGCAAAGTAAGATGATTGAAGTTCAAAATGTACAAATGAGGATTATGGAACGTAAAGTTGATGAGTGTACCGGAGAGCTTAGGCTGTTTAGAAGTGCTTTTCAAGGCGTATGTAATGGTTCTACATCAGGAGATATGTTCTTTACATCACCTCATGCAACAGAAGTTATCTCTTAA
- the LOC139866746 gene encoding uncharacterized protein isoform X1 gives MRHLTLRILNGICIKHIFDYKLQRNYHFVGREQERNKFIITLLVVVATHGREMNLDPNDVEFFRLAYEKKDGSYVTDMSRELMEKARDEVLKRVKVLADNSEPMNLEKQTDIARDVMTELMGPNKPGRAHFHGAGVTKSQVTKFGCDLRKLRGDVVTKENRFLLEKVNSQNKQIEMQSKMIEVQNVQMRIMERKVDECTGELRLFRSAFQGVCNGSTSGDMFFTSPHATEVIS, from the exons ATGCGCCACCTAACTTTACGGATTCTCAATGGAATTTGTATAAAACACATCTTCGATTACAAACTACAAAG GAACTATCACTTCGTGGGAAGAGAGCAAGAGCGGAACAAATTCATAATCACACTACTGGTGGTTGTAGCTACGCACGGAAGAGAGATGAATTT AGATCCTAATGATGTTGAGTTTTTTAGACTTGCTTatgaaaagaaagatgggtcttatGTTACAGACATGTCGAGAGAGCTTATG GAAAAAGCAAGAGATGAAGTTTTAAAAAGAGTGAAAGTCTTGGCAGATAATTCTGAACCAATGAATCTTGAAAAACAGACAGACATTGCAAGAGATGTGATGACGGAACTTATGGGTCCAAATAAGCCTGGACGGGCCCATTTTCATGGAGCTGGAGTAACGAAATCACAAGTGACTAAATTTGGGTGTGATTTGAGAAAATTGAGAGGTGACGTTGTCACGAAAGAAAACCGTTTTCTATTGGAGAAAGTGAATTCTCAGAATAAACAAATTGAAATGCAAAGTAAGATGATTGAAGTTCAAAATGTACAAATGAGGATTATGGAACGTAAAGTTGATGAGTGTACCGGAGAGCTTAGGCTGTTTAGAAGTGCTTTTCAAGGCGTATGTAATGGTTCTACATCAGGAGATATGTTCTTTACATCACCTCATGCAACAGAAGTTATCTCTTAA
- the LOC139868899 gene encoding histone deacetylase 14, chloroplastic-like yields MKNLHRHHYHKIRSGSRLFLSARTNYSAASSKLVVGGKTYEDIPKVVYNIAPPMDHKKELYVEHNTRLPSILSALEKAKLTPEFRGSEIVQLNSSRKATLKDIQSVHYSNYLSILKKFVEDAKSGKPKPKSSDLTFAMQGFQYVTATSYEVSLAAAGSGLSLVDFAVAASKINENCPVGFALMPPPMHHVLRTESGGCCYFENAGIAARYAQRVHGLNRVLIIDFDVHYLSHTNDAFYDDPDIFVLSTHWDEGYHGKFDDTGSGRGEGATLNLPLPEGSGDIAMQSVFDEVIVPCAQKFKPDIIIVSAGYDGHVVDPTGSFQLTTGTYFTLASGIKQLAKDLCGGRCVFFLEGGESEGVVSFSVAESFRAFVGEQSMAPEFEKKYAFFLHDEPINKVKQAIQRTKHLHSI; encoded by the exons ATGAAAAATCTTCATCGTCATCATTATCATAAAATTCGATCAG GTAGTCGGTTATTTCTGTCCGCAAGGACAAATTATTCGGCAGCCTCTTCTAAACTAGTAGTAGGTGGCAAGACATATGAGGATATACCAAAAGTTGTTTATAATATAGCTCCTCCTATGGATCATAAAAAG GAGCTGTACGTAGAACACAATACAAGACTTCCATCTATTTTGAGTGCTCTTGAAAAAGCAAAACTCACTCCAGAG TTTCGAGGATCTGAAATCGTTCAACTTAATAGTTCTAGAAAAGCTACATTGAAAGATATACAAAGTGTGCATTACTCCAATTATCTTTCAATTCTCAAGAAG TTTGTGGAAGATGCTAAGTCTGGAAAACCAAAACCAAAATCGAGCGATTTAACTTTTGCAATGCAAGGATTTCAATACGTCACTGCCACG TCCTATGAGGTTTCGTTGGCTGCTGCGGGATCAGGCCTATCTTTGGTTGACTTTGCG GTGGCGGCTTCAAAAATCAATGAGAACTGTCCAGTTGGATTTGCCCTAATGCCACCTCCTATGCATCATGTACTTCGAACCGAATCCGGGGGATGCTGTTATTTTGAGAATGCTGGTATTGCAGCACGATATGCTCAACGTGTCCATGGACTAAATCGTGTGTTGATTATCGATTTTGATGTCCATTACTTGTCTCACACTAATGATGCGTTCTATGATGACCCGGACATATTTGTTCTTTCAACTCATTGG GATGAGGGGTATCATGGCAAGTTTGATGACACTGGGTCCGGTCGTGGTGAAGGGGCAACACTTAATTTGCCATTACCAGAAGGTTCCGGTGATATCGCAATGCAAAGTGTGTTTGACGAGGTCATTGTACCGTGTGCCCAAAAATTTAAACCAGATATAATTATTGTATCAGCAGG ATATGATGGACATGTAGTGGATCCAACGGGCAGCTTTCAGCTGACAACCGGAACATATTTTACGCTAGCGTCAGGGATTAAGCAGCTTGCGAAAGATTTGTGTGGTGGACGATGCGTGTTTTTTTTGGAAGGAGGAGAGAGCGAGGGAGTTGTTTCGTTTTCAGTTGCGGAATCTTTCCGTGCTTTTGTTGGGGAACAGAGCATGGCACCTGAGTTTGAGAAAAAGTATGCATTCTTCTTGCACGATGAACCAATTAATAAGGTTAAACAAGCCATTCAACGGACCAAGCACTTGCAttctatttaa
- the LOC139868900 gene encoding histone deacetylase 14, chloroplastic-like: MDFIIRHGDIWWFVLKERRVKGCKELYLKKNKAGRMKIEARYAQCTHGLKRVFIIDFDAHHGNGTSDAFYDDTEVFYLSTHQDRYYPVDTGKFDDIGSGNGEGATLNLPLPQLSGDVAMRTAFDEVIVPCAQRFKYNGHIMESTSMWQMTTKMSYMLAYGIKQLAKDLCGGQSVFFLERGSYTDTLKFCIEESFRAFIGEPSMPDKCEKKFGNWFKDEPSTQIKQAIQLVKNLHSL, encoded by the exons ATGGATTTTATTATCAGACATGGTGATATTTGGTGGTTTGTGTTGAAGGAGAGACGAGTGAAAGGTTGTAAAGAATTATATTTAAAGAAAAATAAGGCAGGAAGGATGAAGATCGAAG CTCGATACGCTCAATGCACTCATGGACTAAAACGTGTTTTCATTATCGATTTTGATGCGCATCATGGGAATGGAACTAGTGATGCGTTTTATGATGACACGGAGGTGTTCTATCTATCAACTCACCAA GACAGATACTACCCTGTTGATACGGGCAAGTTTGATGATATCGGAAGTGGGAATGGGGAAGGTGCAACACTTAATCTCCCATTACCACAACTATCTGGTGATGTCGCAATGCGAACTGCATTTGATGAAGTGATTGTACCTTGTGCACAAAGATTTAA ATACAATGGACATATTATGGAGTCAACAAGCATGTGGCAAATGACAACCAAAATGTCTTACATGTTAGCATATGGAATTAAGCAGCTGGCAAAAGATTTGTGCGGTGGTCAATCCGTTTTCTTCTTGGAAAGGGGATCGTATACTGATACTCTTAAGTTTTGTATTGAAGAATCTTTTCGTGCTTTTATTGGGGAACCGAGCATGCCAGACAAATGTGAGAAAAAGTTCGGTAACTGGTTCAAGGATGAACCGTCTACTCAGATTAAACAAGCAATTCAACTGGTCAAGAACTTGCATTCTCTTTAA